One segment of Solanum stenotomum isolate F172 chromosome 1, ASM1918654v1, whole genome shotgun sequence DNA contains the following:
- the LOC125855632 gene encoding uncharacterized protein LOC125855632 has protein sequence MSGYDKFMKELVTMKRRVEFETVEVSHNCNDIMTSNVIVKKDDPGAFNIPYTTGMFQFSKVLCDLGERINLMVYAIYKQLRLGEPKSTTIFLLMVDRLIKHLMGIFYNILVKVDRFIFPTDFVILDCEIDAKVPITLGRPFLSTERALIDVESGELNFE, from the coding sequence ATGTCGGGATATGATAAATTCATGAAGGAGTTGGTTACTATGAAAAGAAGGGTGGAGTTTGAAACTGTTGAAGTTTCCCATAATTGCAATGATATTATGACAAGCAATGTTATTGTCAAGAAAGATGATCCGGGGGCATTCAATATTCCATATACTACAGGAATGTTCCAATTTTCCAAGGTGTTGTGTGACTTAGGAGAAAGAATAAATTTAATGGTGTATGCTATTTACAAGCAACTTCGTTTAGGTGAACCTAAATCAACAACCATTTTCCTCCTCATGGTTGACCGATTAATTAAACATCTTATGGGTATCTTCTATAATATTTTGGTGAAGGTGGATAGATTCATATTCCCAACCGATTTTGTAATCCTTGATTGTGAAATTGATGCCAAAGTTCCTATTACTTTGGGTAGGCCATTCTTGTCTACCGAAAGAGCACTTATCGATGTGGAAAGTGGTGAACTGAATTTCGAGTGA